One Candidatus Planktophila limnetica DNA segment encodes these proteins:
- a CDS encoding mycoredoxin, whose protein sequence is MSKEQITMYGADWCGDCRRSKRLLAELGVQYTHIDVEEDLTAADKVREINGGAQSIPVIVFSDGTHLTEPSDMDLTAKLKSLSII, encoded by the coding sequence ATGTCAAAAGAACAGATCACTATGTATGGTGCTGACTGGTGCGGAGATTGCCGTCGCTCAAAGAGATTACTCGCCGAATTAGGGGTGCAATACACACACATTGATGTTGAAGAAGATCTCACTGCGGCCGACAAAGTTCGCGAAATCAACGGCGGCGCTCAATCGATTCCTGTCATTGTTTTTTCAGATGGGACTCATCTAACAGAACCATCAGATATGGATTTAACAGCTAAATTGAAATCTCTTTCAATAATCTAA
- a CDS encoding AzlD domain-containing protein, with protein MDTLWLGVIGTSVIAYALKFSGHSVPEKFLSHPLIKRINLLIPIALLSALVAVQSVTIKSAIVIDHRLVGLAAAIIALIFKAPFPVVVLSAAISSAAVYNFL; from the coding sequence ATGGATACGTTATGGCTTGGTGTGATTGGAACTAGCGTAATTGCTTATGCGCTTAAGTTTTCCGGTCATAGCGTTCCTGAGAAGTTTCTATCTCATCCGCTCATTAAGAGAATAAACTTACTGATTCCGATAGCGCTTCTAAGCGCACTAGTTGCGGTTCAAAGCGTGACAATCAAAAGCGCCATTGTTATTGATCACCGCTTAGTTGGACTGGCCGCAGCAATTATTGCACTGATTTTTAAAGCACCTTTTCCAGTTGTTGTTCTCAGCGCCGCGATTAGTTCTGCGGCTGTCTATAACTTTCTTTAG
- the rbfA gene encoding 30S ribosome-binding factor RbfA, which produces MGTSHRSQKVADRIKVVVAGLLEGKIKDPRLGFVTVTDARVTGDLQHASIFYTVLGDDEQRESTAAALESAKGVIRSSVGKDLGVRVTPSIEFFLDGLPESALALDSLLAKVREQDAEVSKLRKEANYAGESDAYKAPKIIDNSNKPAPVDRITNWDDV; this is translated from the coding sequence GTGGGCACATCGCATCGCAGTCAAAAAGTTGCCGACCGCATCAAAGTTGTTGTTGCAGGCCTGCTCGAGGGAAAAATTAAAGATCCTCGACTAGGTTTTGTAACGGTTACTGATGCGCGTGTGACTGGGGACTTACAACATGCATCGATTTTTTATACGGTCCTTGGCGATGACGAACAACGTGAATCCACTGCCGCAGCACTTGAAAGTGCTAAAGGAGTAATTCGATCATCCGTTGGTAAAGACTTAGGCGTTCGGGTAACACCATCAATCGAGTTTTTTCTAGATGGACTACCAGAGAGCGCACTTGCACTTGATTCTTTGTTGGCAAAAGTTCGTGAGCAAGATGCAGAAGTTTCTAAGCTGCGCAAAGAAGCAAATTATGCGGGCGAATCAGATGCGTATAAAGCACCAAAAATTATTGATAACAGCAATAAACCAGCCCCAGTTGATCGCATCACTAACTGGGATGACGTTTGA
- a CDS encoding bifunctional riboflavin kinase/FAD synthetase: MSKRVVAIGVFDGVHRGHQEILNRAKEIADGGSVIALTFDPHPATVFAPERAPKLLVTLSDRVVLLKIHNADQVAVIKFDTKFAQMSPQDFVENVLVNQLQASDIVVGENFTYGHKAEGNIDSLRASGKSKNFDVHVLSISTDENQNISSSRIRTLVKDGHVESARDLLTRPHRLDGIVIHGEARGREIGYPTANLGNIEGQCIPADGVYAGWLTVGINRWPAAISIGTNPTFDGDRARSVEAYALDQVGLDLYDQGATIEFGWRLRDTLKFDGLDPLLEQMAKDCQRARELTEE, from the coding sequence ATGAGTAAGCGCGTAGTTGCAATTGGTGTCTTCGATGGAGTTCATCGTGGTCACCAAGAAATTCTCAATCGCGCCAAGGAAATCGCCGACGGTGGATCAGTAATTGCCCTGACATTTGATCCACATCCAGCGACAGTATTTGCACCAGAGCGTGCACCAAAACTTCTCGTAACTCTTTCAGATCGAGTTGTCTTACTGAAAATTCACAATGCAGATCAAGTAGCGGTCATCAAATTCGATACAAAATTTGCGCAGATGTCCCCGCAGGATTTTGTCGAGAACGTTCTTGTGAATCAATTACAAGCCAGCGATATTGTCGTGGGCGAGAATTTTACGTATGGGCACAAAGCCGAGGGAAATATTGATTCATTGCGAGCAAGTGGTAAATCTAAGAATTTTGACGTACACGTGCTGTCTATCTCTACAGATGAAAATCAAAATATTTCATCTTCACGAATTCGTACATTAGTCAAAGATGGTCACGTTGAATCTGCACGTGATTTACTCACCAGACCTCATCGCTTGGATGGAATTGTTATTCACGGCGAAGCGCGCGGACGTGAAATCGGATATCCAACTGCAAATTTAGGAAACATCGAAGGTCAATGTATTCCGGCTGATGGCGTATATGCAGGATGGCTTACTGTTGGAATAAATCGTTGGCCAGCAGCAATTTCAATTGGCACCAATCCAACATTTGATGGAGATCGCGCTAGAAGTGTTGAAGCGTATGCACTCGATCAAGTTGGTTTAGATTTATATGATCAAGGAGCAACCATTGAATTTGGTTGGAGATTAAGAGATACCCTCAAATTTGATGGACTTGATCCACTCCTTGAACAGATGGCAAAAGATTGCCAACGTGCGCGGGAATTGACTGAGGAATAG
- the rpsO gene encoding 30S ribosomal protein S15, translated as MALTPEVKKEIVAKYGNSATDTGSPEAQIALLSKRVDEITFHLQTNPHDHHNRRGLLLLVGQRRRILQYLSKTDINRYRAIIEKLGIRR; from the coding sequence ATGGCATTAACACCAGAAGTAAAGAAAGAAATCGTTGCTAAATACGGCAACTCCGCTACTGACACAGGAAGCCCTGAAGCTCAGATCGCGTTGTTATCAAAGCGTGTAGATGAAATTACTTTTCACCTTCAAACTAACCCACATGATCACCACAACCGTCGTGGTCTTTTGTTATTAGTTGGTCAGCGCCGACGCATTCTTCAGTACCTCTCAAAGACAGACATCAATCGCTACAGAGCGATTATTGAAAAACTCGGCATTCGCCGTTAA
- a CDS encoding polyribonucleotide nucleotidyltransferase, producing MEGQEIQSAVAVIDNGKFGKREIRFETGRLAKQAAGAAAVYLDDQTMIFSATTASKTPKDQFDFFPLTVDVEEKMYAVGRIPGSFFRREGRPSEDAILTCRLIDRPLRPSFVKGLRNEVQIVVTVMALDPDHMYDVIAINAASMSTQLAGLPFSGPIGGVRVALIEGQWIAFPNHSQLDKAVFDMVVAGRVTKDDVAIMMVEAEATSQTIDLIKGGAPTPTEEVVAQGLDAAKPFIKVLCDAQSKLAKVAAKPTAEFPVFLDYQDDVFAAVEKAAKDQLAKAMTISGKQERETKIDEISASVKESVSAQFEGREKEVPAAFRSLTKKLVRQRVLREKIRIDGRGLRDIRPLSAEVEVIPRVHGSAIFERGETQILGITTLNMLKMEQQLDTLNPENHKRYMHNYNFPPYSTGETGRVGTPKRREIGHGALAERALIPVLPTREEFPYAIRQVSEALGSNGSTSMGSVCASTLALFNAGVPLRAPVAGIAMGLISDDVDGKVEYVALTDILGAEDAFGDMDFKVAGTKDFVTALQLDTKLDGIPASVLAGALLQAKEARLAILDVMNEAIDSPDEMSPFAPRIISVKIPVDQIGAVIGPKGKIINQIQDETGADISIEDDGTIYIGATDGPSAEAARAQINAIANPTMPEVGERYLGTVVKLAAFGAFISLMPGKDGLLHVSQIRKMHGGKRIENLEEVMKVGDKIQVEIGEIDPKGKLSLVPVLEEGAASAE from the coding sequence ATGGAGGGTCAAGAGATTCAATCCGCCGTTGCAGTAATTGATAACGGCAAGTTCGGAAAACGAGAAATTCGTTTTGAAACAGGCCGCCTTGCAAAGCAAGCAGCCGGAGCAGCAGCAGTTTATTTAGATGATCAGACAATGATTTTCTCAGCAACTACTGCTTCTAAAACACCAAAGGATCAATTTGATTTCTTTCCTTTAACAGTAGATGTTGAAGAGAAGATGTATGCAGTTGGTCGCATTCCAGGATCATTTTTCCGTCGTGAAGGACGTCCATCAGAAGATGCGATTCTGACTTGCCGCTTAATTGATCGACCATTGCGTCCATCATTTGTTAAGGGTCTTCGCAATGAAGTTCAAATTGTTGTAACAGTAATGGCGCTAGATCCAGACCACATGTATGACGTGATCGCGATCAATGCTGCTTCAATGTCAACACAATTAGCAGGTCTTCCATTTTCTGGTCCAATTGGTGGCGTTCGCGTTGCACTTATTGAAGGTCAATGGATTGCATTCCCAAATCACTCACAACTTGATAAAGCTGTATTTGATATGGTCGTTGCAGGTCGTGTGACTAAAGATGATGTTGCAATCATGATGGTTGAAGCAGAAGCTACTTCACAGACAATTGACTTGATTAAAGGTGGCGCACCAACTCCTACGGAAGAAGTTGTTGCCCAAGGCCTTGATGCTGCAAAACCATTTATTAAGGTTCTTTGCGATGCACAATCAAAGCTTGCCAAGGTGGCTGCAAAGCCAACTGCTGAATTCCCAGTCTTCTTGGATTACCAAGACGATGTTTTTGCAGCTGTTGAAAAAGCCGCAAAGGATCAACTTGCAAAGGCAATGACAATTTCAGGCAAGCAAGAGCGCGAAACAAAGATTGATGAAATTAGTGCCTCCGTTAAAGAGTCAGTAAGTGCACAATTTGAAGGACGCGAAAAAGAAGTTCCTGCAGCATTTCGCTCTCTTACAAAGAAATTAGTACGTCAACGCGTATTGCGCGAAAAGATTCGTATCGATGGACGTGGATTGCGCGATATTCGCCCACTCTCTGCAGAAGTTGAAGTGATTCCTCGTGTTCACGGTTCAGCAATCTTTGAACGTGGTGAGACACAGATTCTTGGTATCACAACTCTTAACATGCTTAAGATGGAGCAACAGCTCGATACTCTCAATCCAGAAAATCACAAGCGTTATATGCACAACTACAACTTCCCACCATATTCAACTGGTGAAACAGGTCGTGTTGGAACACCTAAGCGCCGCGAAATCGGTCACGGTGCTCTTGCAGAGCGCGCATTGATTCCAGTTCTGCCAACTCGCGAAGAGTTCCCTTACGCAATTCGTCAGGTCTCTGAAGCACTTGGTTCAAATGGTTCAACTTCTATGGGTTCAGTTTGTGCATCAACTCTTGCACTATTTAATGCTGGAGTACCACTTCGTGCGCCAGTTGCAGGCATTGCAATGGGTCTGATTTCAGATGATGTTGATGGCAAAGTTGAATACGTTGCTTTAACAGACATCCTTGGTGCAGAAGATGCATTTGGCGATATGGACTTTAAAGTCGCCGGAACTAAGGACTTCGTTACAGCACTTCAATTAGATACCAAGCTTGATGGAATTCCAGCATCAGTTCTTGCTGGAGCACTTCTACAAGCAAAAGAAGCGCGTCTTGCAATTCTGGATGTAATGAATGAAGCGATTGACTCACCGGATGAGATGAGTCCATTTGCTCCACGAATTATTTCTGTGAAAATTCCAGTAGATCAGATTGGTGCAGTGATTGGTCCTAAGGGCAAGATCATTAACCAGATTCAAGATGAGACTGGCGCAGACATTTCAATTGAAGATGATGGAACTATTTATATCGGTGCAACCGATGGACCATCAGCTGAAGCTGCTCGCGCACAAATTAATGCGATTGCTAATCCAACAATGCCTGAGGTTGGCGAACGCTACCTCGGTACTGTTGTAAAGCTTGCAGCATTTGGTGCCTTCATTTCACTTATGCCAGGTAAAGATGGCTTGCTCCACGTATCTCAGATTCGCAAGATGCATGGTGGAAAGCGCATTGAAAACCTAGAAGAAGTTATGAAAGTTGGAGACAAGATTCAGGTTGAAATTGGTGAAATTGATCCAAAGGGAAAACTTTCGCTTGTTCCGGTCCTTGAAGAAGGCGCGGCTTCAGCCGAATAA
- the infB gene encoding translation initiation factor IF-2, with translation MSKVRVHELAKQLGMESKVVLAKLQEMGEFVRSASSTVEAPVVRRLIEMYPDAKPVEEKKPVKKAAAKKAAAKAPKEVNPELAAELAAELGVDLEALKASRAESIAPAQVNTSTPSSETPAPADATKKSATPRPGNNPFSTGGAVPRPPRPGNNPFSTGGVVPRPPQRPTGAPGAPRSGMSGPRPGSVRPGFAARPSSPRPPSTGNFPPRTGAPSTGAANSSPYKTTGGGAPAPGGRPGGGPNRGGGRGGAGGAFGKNQSKSSKRKPKSRKALRDEFDNMQAPQLGGAVIPHGDGKTQIRMRRGSSLADFAEKIGADPAALVAALFHLGEMVTATQSVDADTFEILGAQLGYQIQIVSPEDEDRELLQGFDIDLGEELESLDQDRLVARPPVVTVMGHVDHGKTRLLDAVRQTEVVKSEAGGITQHIGAYQIHHDHNGTNRAITFIDTPGHEAFTAMRARGAKVTDIAVLVVAADDGVMPQTIEALNHAQAADVPIVVAVNKVDKEGANPDKVRQQLTEYNLVAEEYGGDTIFVNVSAKSGLGIDALIDSILLTADAAIDLRAIADDEARGVAIEAHLDRGRGPVATVLVQRGTLKVGDAIVAGGSFGRVRAMLDEHGENVLEAGPSRPVQVLGFTSVPSAGDTFLVADEDRTARQIAEKRQAAERNAQLAKARKKVSLEDFMEQSKITTLNLILKGDVSGSVEALEDALLQLDVGAEVDLRVIHRGVGAITKSDITLASASTAVVIGFNVKPEPQTAVFADQEGVEVRFYSVIYQAIEEIELSLKGLLKPEFEEIVLGNAEVRDIFKSSKAGNIAGSMVLDGIIRRNAKARLMRNGDVITDNLTIDSLKRFKDDATEVREGFECGIGVGTLKEMLVGDTIQVYEMREKKRA, from the coding sequence GTGTCAAAGGTCCGCGTACATGAGTTGGCAAAACAACTCGGTATGGAGAGCAAGGTTGTTCTTGCAAAACTCCAAGAAATGGGCGAATTTGTTCGCTCAGCATCATCAACTGTAGAAGCACCCGTTGTACGACGTCTCATAGAGATGTATCCGGATGCAAAGCCAGTAGAAGAGAAAAAGCCAGTAAAGAAAGCAGCTGCAAAAAAGGCTGCAGCAAAAGCTCCCAAGGAAGTTAATCCCGAACTTGCAGCAGAGTTAGCCGCAGAACTCGGCGTTGATCTCGAAGCGCTTAAGGCTTCTCGCGCAGAATCAATTGCGCCTGCGCAAGTAAACACATCGACACCAAGTTCTGAAACACCAGCACCTGCTGATGCAACTAAGAAGTCAGCAACACCACGTCCTGGTAACAATCCATTTTCAACTGGTGGCGCAGTTCCACGCCCACCACGTCCTGGTAACAATCCATTTTCAACTGGTGGCGTAGTTCCGCGTCCGCCACAACGTCCAACTGGTGCACCAGGTGCACCGCGTTCAGGAATGTCAGGACCACGTCCTGGTTCTGTGCGTCCAGGTTTTGCAGCGCGACCATCTTCACCGCGTCCACCTTCAACAGGTAATTTCCCACCACGTACTGGTGCGCCATCTACTGGTGCAGCAAATTCAAGTCCTTATAAAACTACTGGCGGCGGTGCACCTGCTCCAGGTGGTCGTCCAGGTGGCGGACCAAATCGCGGTGGCGGTCGCGGCGGTGCCGGCGGTGCATTTGGAAAAAATCAAAGTAAGAGCAGCAAGCGCAAACCAAAGAGTAGAAAAGCGCTGCGCGATGAATTCGACAATATGCAAGCACCACAACTTGGTGGAGCAGTTATTCCTCACGGTGATGGTAAGACTCAGATTCGCATGCGTCGTGGCTCATCACTTGCAGACTTTGCAGAAAAAATTGGTGCAGATCCAGCAGCACTCGTTGCAGCACTATTTCACTTAGGAGAAATGGTTACCGCAACTCAATCAGTGGATGCTGATACGTTCGAAATTCTTGGTGCACAACTTGGATATCAGATTCAAATTGTTAGCCCAGAAGATGAAGATCGTGAGCTACTACAAGGTTTCGATATCGATCTCGGTGAAGAACTTGAAAGTCTTGATCAAGATCGACTAGTTGCTCGTCCACCAGTGGTAACTGTGATGGGTCACGTAGATCATGGTAAAACTCGTTTGCTAGATGCTGTTCGACAGACCGAAGTTGTTAAGAGTGAAGCTGGTGGAATTACGCAGCACATTGGCGCCTATCAGATTCACCATGATCACAACGGAACCAACCGTGCGATTACATTTATCGATACACCAGGTCACGAAGCGTTTACAGCGATGCGTGCTCGTGGCGCAAAAGTCACCGATATTGCTGTTCTTGTAGTCGCAGCCGATGACGGTGTTATGCCTCAGACGATTGAAGCCCTTAACCACGCACAAGCAGCAGATGTTCCAATCGTTGTAGCTGTTAACAAAGTTGATAAGGAAGGCGCAAATCCTGACAAGGTTCGCCAGCAATTAACTGAGTACAACTTGGTCGCAGAAGAGTACGGCGGAGACACAATTTTCGTAAACGTCTCTGCGAAATCAGGTTTGGGAATTGATGCACTCATCGATTCAATTCTTCTCACCGCTGATGCTGCAATTGATCTTCGCGCTATTGCAGATGATGAAGCACGTGGTGTGGCAATTGAAGCTCACCTCGATCGTGGACGTGGACCTGTTGCAACAGTGCTCGTACAACGTGGAACTCTAAAAGTTGGAGATGCAATCGTTGCTGGTGGATCATTTGGTCGTGTTCGAGCAATGCTCGATGAACACGGTGAAAATGTTCTCGAAGCCGGACCATCTCGCCCAGTACAGGTTCTCGGATTTACATCGGTACCAAGTGCTGGCGATACATTCTTAGTTGCAGATGAAGATAGAACTGCGCGACAGATTGCTGAAAAGCGTCAAGCAGCTGAACGTAATGCCCAGCTCGCAAAAGCACGCAAGAAGGTTTCACTCGAAGACTTCATGGAGCAATCAAAGATCACAACACTTAACCTTATTCTCAAGGGCGATGTGAGTGGATCTGTGGAAGCACTCGAAGATGCACTGCTACAACTAGATGTTGGCGCTGAAGTTGATCTTCGCGTTATTCACCGTGGAGTTGGCGCAATTACAAAGAGTGACATCACCCTTGCGTCAGCATCTACTGCAGTTGTGATTGGTTTTAACGTTAAGCCAGAACCACAAACTGCGGTATTCGCCGATCAAGAAGGCGTTGAAGTTCGCTTCTATTCTGTGATTTATCAAGCAATTGAAGAGATCGAATTATCACTTAAGGGCTTACTCAAGCCAGAATTTGAAGAAATTGTTCTGGGTAACGCAGAAGTTCGCGACATCTTTAAATCAAGCAAGGCTGGAAACATTGCTGGTTCCATGGTTCTAGATGGAATTATTCGCAGAAATGCAAAGGCTCGCTTGATGAGAAATGGTGATGTGATCACAGATAACCTGACAATCGATTCGCTCAAGCGCTTTAAAGATGATGCCACTGAAGTCCGTGAAGGATTTGAATGCGGTATTGGTGTTGGAACGCTCAAAGAAATGCTTGTGGGCGACACAATTCAGGTCTACGAAATGCGCGAGAAGAAGCGAGCATAA
- the truB gene encoding tRNA pseudouridine(55) synthase TruB, translating into MSTTDGFVVVDKAGAMTSHDVVSVGRRVLGTRKVGHAGTLDPMATGILILGFGHGTRLLQYITDGDKSYRATISLGAATVTDDVEGEVISRASASDLLKVTDEEIKKVLSEMRGVISQRPSSVSAVKVDGKRAHERVRAGEVFELASREVTISQLDVTQIRRSEKAIEIDIEVTCSAGTFIRAIARDLGNVLNVGGHLTVLRRTRVASFGEDVATPFEDFKSGQFKSLGLVEVARRIFQVREIDLVESQELSFGRKISASPSAQIYAAISESNELIALLENREDGAKPIAVFAPAN; encoded by the coding sequence ATGTCTACAACAGATGGGTTTGTAGTTGTAGATAAAGCTGGCGCAATGACAAGTCATGATGTTGTATCTGTTGGGCGACGCGTATTGGGTACACGTAAAGTTGGACACGCTGGGACATTGGATCCAATGGCAACTGGCATATTAATTCTTGGGTTTGGTCACGGAACTAGATTGCTTCAATACATCACCGATGGTGATAAGTCCTATAGAGCAACCATTTCACTCGGGGCCGCAACCGTAACTGATGATGTCGAAGGCGAAGTAATTTCTCGAGCTAGTGCTTCAGATTTATTGAAAGTCACTGATGAAGAAATCAAAAAGGTTCTATCCGAAATGCGGGGTGTCATTTCTCAACGTCCGAGTTCTGTCTCTGCAGTTAAAGTAGATGGAAAGCGTGCACATGAGCGAGTAAGAGCGGGTGAAGTATTTGAGTTGGCATCGCGCGAAGTAACTATTTCGCAATTAGATGTTACGCAAATTCGCCGCAGTGAAAAAGCTATTGAAATTGATATTGAAGTAACGTGCTCAGCCGGAACATTTATTAGAGCTATTGCTCGTGATTTAGGAAATGTACTAAACGTTGGGGGACATCTGACGGTTCTGCGCCGCACCAGAGTGGCATCCTTTGGCGAAGATGTAGCCACGCCATTTGAGGATTTTAAATCTGGCCAATTTAAGTCTTTGGGATTAGTTGAAGTTGCACGGAGAATTTTTCAGGTTCGTGAGATTGATTTAGTTGAGTCCCAAGAACTATCTTTTGGACGCAAAATTTCTGCTTCACCTAGTGCGCAGATTTATGCTGCTATCTCCGAGTCCAATGAATTAATTGCGTTGCTGGAAAATCGAGAAGATGGAGCAAAACCAATTGCAGTTTTCGCTCCTGCGAATTGA
- the dapB gene encoding 4-hydroxy-tetrahydrodipicolinate reductase, protein MSANIRVGVLGARGRMGAEVVKAVTNASDLDLVAQLDLGDSLDQLVTSGAQVVVDFTTPDSVMKNLEFLIQNDIHAVVGTTGFDSARIDSLSKELSKHPKVGVLIAPNFAIGAVLMMEFAEKAARYFESAEIVEMHHPAKVDAPSGTAARTAELMTQARKDSKKGAMPDATKQSLEGARGSKVGDIPIHSIRAQGLVAHQEVLLGGVGETLTIRHDSLDRAGFMPGVLLGVRSVINHPGLTHGLDKFM, encoded by the coding sequence ATGAGTGCAAATATCCGCGTTGGTGTACTTGGTGCTCGCGGACGTATGGGCGCTGAAGTGGTTAAGGCTGTAACAAATGCAAGTGATCTTGACCTCGTTGCACAACTAGATCTTGGTGACTCACTAGATCAATTAGTAACTAGTGGTGCACAGGTAGTCGTTGATTTCACGACACCAGATAGTGTGATGAAAAACCTAGAATTTTTAATTCAAAATGATATTCATGCAGTAGTTGGCACAACTGGTTTTGATTCAGCACGCATTGATTCCTTGAGCAAAGAATTGTCTAAGCATCCTAAGGTTGGCGTTCTCATCGCACCGAATTTTGCAATCGGTGCAGTTCTAATGATGGAATTTGCAGAAAAAGCTGCGCGTTACTTTGAATCCGCGGAAATAGTTGAAATGCACCATCCTGCAAAAGTGGATGCACCCAGTGGGACTGCCGCTCGCACAGCAGAATTAATGACACAGGCACGAAAAGATTCAAAAAAGGGAGCAATGCCTGATGCGACCAAGCAATCTTTAGAAGGTGCGCGTGGAAGCAAAGTTGGAGATATTCCGATTCACTCTATTCGTGCACAAGGTTTGGTTGCCCACCAAGAAGTTCTACTCGGCGGTGTTGGCGAAACTTTAACGATTAGACATGATTCACTTGATCGTGCTGGCTTTATGCCAGGAGTTTTACTCGGTGTTAGAAGCGTTATAAATCATCCAGGCCTAACTCATGGCCTAGATAAATTCATGTAA
- a CDS encoding M16 family metallopeptidase has product MSVRRTVLPSGLRIVTEEVSSVRSAAVGIWVNVGSRDEAPATAGASHFLEHLLFKGTPSRNALEISSAIESVGGEMNAFTSKEYTCFYARVIDTDLPMAVDVISDLITSSIVTAEDVDAERKVVLEEIAMRDDDPSDLVHDLYAETYYGDTALGRPILGTIDSINNMSRNTVFNYYKKRYLPQDLVVAVAGNIKHKRVVAMVEEALSRDNFLDVQGTPQIRPNTAVKRGKQGRVGIIYRKSEQAHMFYGMEGVARNDDRRFTMGVLSSALGGGMSSRLFQEIREKRGLAYSVYSYAQQFAGSGQIGFYAGCNPSKATEVINIIQEVLADVATNGMSHEEIERAKGAVRGSLVLSQEDSASRMSRIGKSEIVYGDIMGFDEILKAVARVTPEDVRVIASEFLTKTPTLGVVGPYKSESLFEKVLAKGSTR; this is encoded by the coding sequence ATGTCAGTTCGTCGCACAGTATTGCCCAGCGGTCTGCGTATCGTTACTGAGGAAGTTTCTTCAGTTCGAAGTGCAGCCGTTGGCATCTGGGTAAATGTAGGTTCTCGTGATGAAGCACCAGCTACTGCTGGTGCTTCTCACTTTTTAGAACATCTTTTGTTTAAGGGAACACCGAGTAGAAATGCGCTAGAAATTTCATCAGCCATCGAATCTGTTGGTGGAGAAATGAATGCCTTTACCAGCAAGGAATACACCTGCTTCTATGCTCGAGTGATAGATACCGATCTGCCAATGGCTGTTGATGTTATTTCAGATTTAATTACATCATCTATTGTGACTGCAGAAGATGTAGACGCTGAAAGAAAAGTCGTTCTTGAAGAAATTGCCATGCGCGATGATGATCCCAGTGACTTAGTCCATGATTTATATGCTGAAACGTATTACGGCGATACAGCTTTGGGACGCCCAATTTTGGGAACTATCGATTCAATCAACAATATGTCTCGAAATACAGTTTTTAATTATTACAAGAAGCGTTATTTACCTCAAGACTTAGTAGTTGCTGTAGCTGGAAATATTAAACACAAGCGTGTAGTTGCAATGGTTGAAGAAGCACTTTCACGAGATAACTTCTTGGATGTGCAAGGAACACCTCAAATTCGTCCCAACACTGCTGTTAAACGTGGAAAACAAGGACGCGTCGGCATTATTTATCGAAAGAGCGAACAAGCACATATGTTTTACGGAATGGAAGGTGTCGCGCGCAACGATGATCGCCGCTTCACGATGGGAGTACTTTCTTCAGCGCTAGGTGGCGGAATGTCTTCTCGGTTGTTCCAAGAAATTCGCGAAAAGCGTGGCTTGGCTTACTCCGTTTATTCCTATGCCCAACAATTTGCTGGTTCAGGTCAGATTGGTTTTTACGCAGGATGTAATCCAAGTAAAGCCACTGAAGTAATAAACATTATTCAAGAGGTGCTTGCCGACGTTGCAACTAATGGAATGTCACATGAAGAGATTGAAAGAGCAAAGGGAGCCGTTCGAGGCTCATTAGTACTTAGCCAAGAGGACTCAGCCTCTCGCATGAGTCGAATCGGTAAGAGTGAGATTGTCTATGGCGACATCATGGGCTTTGATGAAATTCTTAAGGCAGTCGCACGCGTAACACCGGAAGATGTTCGTGTAATTGCCAGCGAATTTCTAACCAAAACGCCTACCCTTGGAGTTGTAGGTCCCTATAAGAGCGAAAGCCTCTTCGAAAAAGTTCTTGCGAAAGGAAGTACACGATGA